From a region of the Aeoliella mucimassa genome:
- a CDS encoding PEP-CTERM sorting domain-containing protein yields the protein MNLRKISYFVLGLMFLVSSEPANAGKILFTSDFDGNSGAAVLPDNTDNTTGSSTVTINDWSLDSTVSTISDLTAISTGDSGTLGGFAQLGGGDRPYANPDNLYLSRNHNTDSDRSTSQRGYSLDFTLDSDQELIELTVVSGHTNNTALQDQAFASDLVFELSGGSLASSITGVSTEDYGTLPDYHEVTFDLSGVALGAGTYTLDVYQTNMPGGGAYAMYNGITLEAVPEPGTLCLAVGLVVCGIGLVKRR from the coding sequence ATGAACTTGAGAAAGATCAGTTACTTCGTGCTTGGCCTGATGTTCCTGGTAAGCAGCGAGCCGGCGAACGCCGGAAAAATCCTGTTTACTTCCGACTTCGATGGCAACTCTGGAGCCGCGGTGCTGCCTGATAACACCGACAACACGACCGGAAGCAGCACGGTAACGATCAACGATTGGTCACTCGACTCGACGGTGTCCACTATATCGGACCTCACAGCCATCAGCACTGGCGACAGCGGAACCCTCGGCGGCTTTGCTCAACTCGGCGGTGGAGATCGTCCCTACGCAAACCCTGACAATCTGTATCTTTCTCGCAATCACAACACCGACTCCGACCGCAGCACCTCGCAGCGCGGCTACAGCCTGGATTTCACGCTGGATTCCGATCAAGAGCTGATCGAACTCACCGTAGTGTCTGGGCATACGAACAACACAGCATTGCAGGATCAAGCGTTTGCGTCGGATCTCGTGTTCGAACTCTCCGGCGGATCCTTGGCTAGCTCGATTACCGGAGTGTCGACGGAAGACTATGGCACACTGCCCGATTACCACGAGGTGACGTTCGACCTGTCGGGCGTGGCCTTGGGGGCCGGCACTTATACGCTGGATGTCTATCAAACCAACATGCCCGGCGGTGGTGCCTACGCCATGTACAACGGCATCACCCTCGAAGCAGTCCCCGAGCCTGGAACGCTGTGCTTGGCAGTGGGACTCGTGGTCTGCGGCATTGGGCTCGTAAAGCGTCGGTAG